In the genome of Fusarium keratoplasticum isolate Fu6.1 chromosome 13, whole genome shotgun sequence, the window GCCTCAATTTGCGCCTGGCTTAGTTCCACTGGAGGTTGAGATTGGCTAATCAAGGGGAGGATGGTTGCGCCGGAGTGGCCGCCCACTACCGGAACCTTGAGCTCCTGGGGGTTGATATTACGGAGGATATCCGTAACAAACTTTGATCCACGAACAACATCTAGCGTGGTTACACCGAAGAGCCGTGTGGGATCAAAAACGCGATGCTTTTTGAGCACCTCGGCTGCTATCGGAAGCGTACTGTTGACcgggttggtgatgatagaAATGAAAGCCTTGGGGCAATAGCTTGCAGCCCCAGCCACCAGGTTGGCGATAATTCCGGCATTGGTCTTGAAGAGATCTAGTTTCTAGTTAGCCAGGTCAGAACATATTGGAGCCTGTTCCATCTCACCATCACGTGTCATGCCGGGTTTTCTCGCAATTCCTGTCCTGAATCAGCCTTCTGATTTTGATTTGATAAAGGAATAACTACCAGCTGAGATTATGACAAACTCGGCGCCCGTCAAGGCatgaaggaggccatcatTGTCTGGTAGATACCCCTTAACAGTCGAGGGCGTGTCAATGTGACTCAAGTCAGTCGCCACGCCAACTGCATGGACGACATCATACAGCCTCAAATCAGTGACGAGAGGGGACTAGGGAGAAGAGCCCATTAGATTGCACTCTGTTGCGGGAAGGGGAGAGGTGAAGGAGGTGAACCGTACAGACTTGAGCAGCAGGCTTAGCGGCTGTCCAATCTGTCCTGAGGCGCCCAGCACAGCgaccttgaccatgtcgaacacagaaaaaaaaaaaaaaaaacgcggAGAGAGTTGGCTGTTATTGTGTCGTGTTTATTGAGCTCACAGCTCAGAGCTTGCTCGACTCGTTCACCGTGGACTGCCGAGCTTTATAAAATTGACATGGAAAATTCTAAAAGCGTCAGAAGCCGTGCTGCGCATGCATGCAAGAGAATATCAGGGCCGGTATTTGAGACAGAGTCATTTGCTTGGTGGCGGGTGAATATTTGACCGCAGCGGGAGATGAAGGAACTATCCCGGCTCTACTATTTGGCCGCCGATTAATTGTTTGAGCGCCCCAGGTTCGGAAGATGAAATGAAGAGGCAGCTTCGTCTTCGTTGTTTAAAAGAATGGCAGAGCAGATGACCCCCAGGGTTTCTCGGCTCAACGAATCTCGACAAACAACCAAAAAACGGCACTGAAGTCATGCCCTGGGGCGTCCGCTGTCTTGAAGAAGTTGCCAAGGTTTTTAGTATCTCTCTATAGTTCATAATGAATCCGAACACAGGGTTAGAGAACAAGTGTGAATTGTCGTGCGTATTCCTGTGCGATATGGTTGCTTCATTCACATCAGCTTTTCCACATTAACGTCTAACCGCTATGATGACAAGCCCTCGGCCAATTGCTCGGGGACAATCGTCAGCAGTTCCTCCCCACATACTCCTCGCCTGGCGTTTTCCATAGCTAGAGACTCCATCTCGGTCAATGTCTCGACGGTGTGCGTACCCAAATGGGGTACCAATATCGCTCGGTCATTCCTGATTAACCGTTCATTGATTTCTGGTTCCTTTTCGTAAACATCAAGACCAACAGCGGCGATGCGGCCGTCTTCTAGCCCGGCCGCCATCGCTGCCTCGTCGATAATCGCCCCGCGGGCTGTATTCACGATGACCACGcctggcttcatcttggcaatctcggcCTCACCGATCAAGTGATGAGTTGCGGCCGAAAGCGGGATATGGATCGATATGATATCGCTCGTCCTCAGCAACTCGTCAAACGATACGTATGGACAACCGGCAGCAAGGCCAGCTGACAGCGGTTTGCGGTTATGGTAGATAACCTTTAGACCGAATGGTGCCGCTCTATGCTTAACTGCCCGTCCGATCCGACCCATGCCAAGGATTCCCAATGTTTTCCCTTTGGGGTCATGGCCGACGTCGATCCCTTGCTTAAATTTGCCCTCCCTGAGTGATTTCAGAGACGGATTAAGTCGTCTAACGGCGCCCAGAAGGAGGAAGATCGTCAAGTCCGCAGTGGCGTCAGTGACGGGGTCCGGAGCATATGTGACGGTAATGTTGCGCTGAGTACAAGCATCTATATCAATTTGGTCGTATCCGGCACCGGTATGGCAGATATACTtgagagatgatggaagatggtcaatgagctccttgtcgaaGTTTCCAGCAACCTGTCCCAAGATTATTCAGGTCCTGGTCGCACACGACGGATTCTTAGCTCTTACCGCTCCGCTGGCAGAAGTCCGATAGATGGCCCTAATGTCTCCATACCGATCCTTTAGGTCTGCAAAAAGCTCTGCCCGAGACTTGCTTGTCACCACCTCTGGTGCTGCAACGGCAGAGAGGGCCTCGTATGCGGCCAACGCATGGCGCACTGGGTTAAAGAAAAGAATGCGGGGTTTTAAAGGCGTCATGATTCGTGGTGTGCGTGTGCTTCCAGTATTCATTCAACCGACAGGGACGACTACACAGGCTGGGGAGGTCTTTTGTCAGTGATATTTGAGCTTGACCAACGGAGATGTCACTCGGACAGATGAGCCGACATACTGCGCAATGAAGGGACCCTTTCCATTGTCGGCTAAACTATCTCGCGATGCTGACGGGCTGCAAATGACACGGGCCCGATGTTCGGGAAAAAGATCAGCCGCGACTTACGAGCGGATGCTTGCTCGTTCGACCAAGATAACGTCCCGAAAAATGATTTCTTGCTACCGCCCGAATGCCTCAGATGGAACTTCTCTCTGGTCTTTTTTGCCTGAGAGATGACTTGCCTTCGCCTAATTTACTGGCATTCTGTGTAATGCATCCATGCCGTTTTGGCGACCGCGTATTGATATTAGTGAGGTTGACTTGCTCCGGCGTTTGATGCCGCACGTCGCAGGCATCATCCTGGGTCCTCTGGTGTCATTGTAAGTCGGGCCGCGATGAAATCTGGACAGAGGGCCTCCTTGAACGGCTTAGGGGGGCCACAATTCCCCATGGGAAAGCTGCCAAGTGTATGCCAGTCAACTTCCGTCGTGGTGTGTGAGGGAGAATGCTCCGATACCCGACCTGGAGATAAGGAGAGAGCTAACGCCTGGTCGTGTTTCATACAATTCTTTTCCCTGTGGTAAGGTTGGTCAGCGCTCCTGATTTCGTCTCCGCTCTTTTTCGTCAAGCTGGCGACCTGAGCCGAAACCAGCGTGAGCTCAACCTGCCCCTTGAACAACCTAAGAGGCATGCCGCAGAATCACTGTAGTCTGGAAATCACCGGCCAAGTTCTTGTTCACGTCTATCAAAGGAGTGTCTGCAGAGGTATTGCGTTTGACTGCGCCGCCGAACGGAATTTGGAGTCGTTTCAACGGGAGCAGTCGCCTTGGTGAAGAGAGGTAGAGTCTAGTTTCGCGCCAACTTCGAGATAAAAGGACCTTTGGAAGCTAGCTGCAGTCCCGGTGGCTTGTTCCCGTGGAGGCTGAAAGTTGCGGATGGGGAAGTTAACTTTTGAGACCGTTCTCTTTGCTTCCCCCCTCTCTTGCATGTCATACACATATCAGATGATTCTGTATATGAGTGATTAGGCAGTGCGGAGTTTACGGCTCAGCTAGCCAACAAGGTTGCCATAGAGACTTGGCTTGGTTTTTTTTGCGCACAGCCTGATGGCAGGACCCAGCTATTCGCTTGAGCTTGTAGCTATGCTTCATACTTCAACAAGACGTCATGTCCTTCTTCGAACTACGCTAGGGCAGGCCTTTTGAATACCACTCGCAATGTATGGCAAAGTTTTGTATGTCTCATCCTTGTTGAAGTCCCATTATCATGGCGGTCGCTTATTCGTGTGGttcttgaggctgagaagggcGGTCTCGATGTTGACTGCGCACATTGTCCGACTCCGGGCGATCTTTTGGAAACGCTAGAGTTACTCCAAGCTCACCCTTCGGCGCCAAATTGAGAGTTGTCGGAGCCATACCCAGTACCCGCTCGTCCAGTCTGTGATGGTGGCGCTATTGCCCTATTGGGTGCTGCCGCTATCATGGTCACCTCGAAGCCTTCGTCTTGTGGCCAAGCCGCCGTAGACTCGACATTTTCGGATGCCGAGGACACCTGATTTACTTCAACACAACACAGGTCCTGGAAGCTTGAATACGGCCTCATGATGAACGTGATGCAAACTGCGACGTACATGCTTCTTCCTAGCCATGTTCAAGACACGGGGCGGAGGAGGACCACTCAGGGCTGACGTCTCAGACAGTGGCTCGGAGTCCTATCAGTCTGAATAACACCATAATTGGAAATCCCCGGAGAATCCCTAAGTCTTTCGCGTGACAGGACCAACAGCATGCTTTACTGCCAGTCCGACCACCATTGCCAAAGTCCACAGCAttcatcatgtcctcgaCTGCAATCTTGCAGCTCATCCACAGTCCATTAGGCGATGGAGTGCACTATACATATACTTCATCGCAGTGGCTGGATCATGCTCCATGACCCTTTCGGTTTCGATCTCGTAGAGTTGAAGACATCAAGGGCTGGTGGTGAGGCTGGATTGAGGCGTTGATGAGTTCTGGGAATGCCATATCTGCAAGAAGGAAGCTTGATGGCCGAAGAAGTTAACAACGGAAATGAAGGGCGATCGATGTGTGGCTCTATCACTTCTGGGTGCTGTCGCTCTCTAGTCATCACTTGACATATCGAG includes:
- a CDS encoding malate dehydrogenase translates to MVKVAVLGASGQIGQPLSLLLKSSPLVTDLRLYDVVHAVGVATDLSHIDTPSTVKGYLPDNDGLLHALTGAEFVIISAGIARKPGMTRDDLFKTNAGIIANLVAGAASYCPKAFISIITNPVNSTLPIAAEVLKKHRVFDPTRLFGVTTLDVVRGSKFVTDILRNINPQELKVPVVGGHSGATILPLISQSQPPVELSQAQIEAITYRVQFGGDEIVKAKAGAGSATTCMAYAGFRFAQAIIKASQGQSGVVEPAYVYLPGISGGEAVAGELGVDYFALPVSFGPNGATSVYPVGSLSDYEAGLLKIAVEELRGNVRKGVEFVQSSP